Proteins found in one Balaenoptera acutorostrata chromosome 17, mBalAcu1.1, whole genome shotgun sequence genomic segment:
- the KLHL38 gene encoding kelch-like protein 38, producing the protein MDEESPDGLLFKDHDFSSDLLRQLNGLRQSRILTDVSICAGAWEVPCHRNVLASSSPYFRAMFCSNFRESSEPKVQLKGLDSATLERIILYVYTGEAHITAETVLPLMEAASMLQYPRLLEACSSFLQSQLAPSNCLGVIRLSEIFSCETLRKKAREVALTYFPEVAASADLKELRALELRDYLGDDGLCAEEEKVFEALMVWIKHDLQTRKQYMQELFKQVRLQYVHPAFFYHFIANDALLQSSPPCQTILETAKRQMFSLYSTTSAPDLQPLWHVPPRNSYQDFLILLGGRKDNQQTTRDVLLYDGQTGQWQSLAKLPARLYKASAVTLHRSVYLLGGMAVGTGNSVPSAKVYIFSLKFNQWRLGQPMLAARYSHRSTAHKNFIFSIGGIGEGHEVMGSMERYDSICNVWERMASMPLGVLHPAVAVKDQRLYLFGGEDIMQNPVRLIQVYHISRNMWFKMETRMIKNVCAPAVVLGERIVIVGGYTRRILSYDPQSNKFVKCSDMKDRRMHHGATVMGNKLYVTGGRHLTTDCSIEDSASFDCYDPETDTWTSEGQLPHKLFDHACLTLRCIPHPSTIP; encoded by the exons ATGGACGAGGAATCGCCAGATGGGCTGCTCTTCAAAGACCACGACTTCTCCTCTGACTTGTTGAGGCAGCTCAATGGCTTGAGGCAAAGCAGGATCCTGACTGATGTGAGCATCTGCGCTGGGGCCTGGGAGGTCCCCTGCCACCGCAACGTGCTGGCCTCCAGCAGCCCCTACTTCAGGGCCATGTTCTGCAGCAACTTCCGGGAGAGCAGCGAGCCCAAAGTCCAGCTGAAAGGCCTTGACTCTGCAACTCTGGAGCGGATCATCCTGTATGTGTACACGGGCGAGGCGCACATCACAGCGGAAACCGTCCTGCCCTTGATGGAGGCCGCCTCCATGCTGCAGTACCCCAGGCTGCTTGAGGCCTGCTCCTCCTTCCTGCAGAGCCAGCTGGCCCCCAGCAACTGCCTGGGCGTGATCAGACTCTCTGAAATCTTCAGCTGTGAGACCCTCAGGAAGAAAGCCAGGGAGGTGGCCCTGACGTACTTCCCAGAGGTGGCCGCATCAGCTGATCTGAAGGAGCTCCGTGCCTTGGAACTGAGAGACTACCTGGGAGATGACGGGCTCTGTGCGGAGGAGGAGAAGGTGTTCGAGGCCCTCATGGTTTGGATCAAGCATGACCTCCAAACCCGGAAGCAATACATGCAGGAACTGTTCAAGCAGGTCAGGCTGCAGTACGTCCACCCAGCCTTCTTCTACCACTTCATCGCCAACGACGCCCTCCTGCAGTCCTCGCCCCCCTGCCAGACCATCTTGGAGACAGCCAAGAGGCAGATGTTTTCTTTGTACAGCACCACCAGTGCCCCGGACCTCCAGCCTCTGTGGCATGTCCCCCCAAGAAACTCTTACCAAGACTTCCTCATCCTCTTGGGTGGAAGGAAGGACAACCAGcagaccaccagggacgtcctgcTGTACGACGGACAGACCGGCCAATGGCAGAGCCTTGCCAAACTCCCGGCCCGGCTGTATAAGGCCTCGGCCGTCACCTTGCACCGCAGCGTCTACCTGCTGGGAGGCATGGCGGTGGGCACGGGGAACAGTGTGCCCAGTGCCAAGGTCTACATCTTCTCCCTGAAGTTCAATCAGTGGAGGCTGGGGCAGCCCATGTTGGCAGCCCGCTACTCCCACAGAAGCACCGCCCACAAGAACTTCATCTTCTCCATCGGGGGGATTGGAGAAGGACACGAGGTCATGGGCTCCATGGAGAGATATGACAGCATCTGCAACGTCTGGGAGAGGATGGCCAGCATGCCACTGGGGGTCCTCCACCCTGCAGTCGCTGTGAAAGACCAAAGACTCTACCTTTTTGGGGGAGAGGACATCATGCAGAACCCTGTGCGCCTTATCCAG GTTTATCACATTTCCAGAAACATGTGGTTCAAAATGGAGACGAGAATGATCAAGAATGTATGTGCGCCTGCCGTGGTACTTGGGGAGCGGATTGTCATCGTGGGAG GTTACACAAGGAGGATCCTTTCTTATGACCCTCAGTCCAACAAATTTGTCAAATGCTCAGACATGAAAGACCGGAGGATGCACCACGGGGCCACGGTGATGGGGAACAAGCTCTATGTGACGGGTGGGCGGCATCTGACCACAGACTGTAGCATCGAGGACTCGGCCTCCTTCGACTGCTACGACCCTGAGACCGACACCTGGACATCCGAGGGGCAGCTGCCTCATAAGCTCTTTGACCATGCCTGCCTCACTCTCCGGTGCATCCCTCACCCCTCCACCATCCCCTGA